From Schistocerca cancellata isolate TAMUIC-IGC-003103 chromosome 6, iqSchCanc2.1, whole genome shotgun sequence, a single genomic window includes:
- the LOC126190893 gene encoding pre-mRNA-splicing factor 38, whose amino-acid sequence MANRTVKDAKSVRGTNPQYLVEKIIRARIYDCKYWKEECFALSAELLVDKAMELRYIGGVYGGNIKPTPFLCLVLKMLQIQPEKDIVVEFIKNEEFKYVRALGAMYMRLVGSSLDCYKYLEPLFNDSRKLRRQNRQGHFELVYMDEFIDELLREERVCDVILPRIQKRHVLEENNELDAKVSALDDDIDEGIESSGDEEEIVKPVEPPPQVESHYPRGREEKMRRSPNRRRSLSRERNRDRERRRSRERERNRMDRNDREKKVRRSRSRERRHRSKSPVGRQGHRDRGEREREHQRTNRGNDMDRDIRRRDRDMDRNRQRH is encoded by the coding sequence ATGGCGAACAGGACTGTGAAGGATGCGAAGTCTGTGAGAGGTACAAATCCGCAGTATCTAGTAGAAAAAATAATAAGAGCTAGAATATATGACTGCAAATACTGGAAAGAAGAATGCTTCGCGTTAAGTGCGGAGTTGCTCGTGGACAAAGCAATGGAATTGCGATATATAGGTGGAGTATATGGTGGCAATATCAAGCCAACACCTTTTCTGTGTCTGGTACTGAAGATGTTGCAGATTCAGCCAGAGAAAGACATTGTAGTAGAATTTATAAAGAACGAAGAATTTAAATACGTTCGTGCGCTAGGTGCAATGTACATGAGACTGGTAGGCTCATCTTTGGATTGCTACAAGTATTTGGAACCACTGTTTAATGACAGCAGAAAGTTACGAAGACAAAATAGACAGGGGCATTTTGAGTTGGTGTACATGGATGAATTTATTGATGAGCTCTTACGTGAGGAAAGAGTTTGTGATGTAATTTTACCAAGAATTCAGAAGAGACATGTTTTGGAAGAAAATAACGAGCTTGACGCCAAAGTTTCAGCATTGGACGACGATATCGATGAAGGTATTGAATCCTCAGGAGATGAAGAGGAGATAGTTAAACCTGTAGAACCACCGCCGCAGGTTGAGAGCCATTATCCGCGTGGGCGAGAAGAGAAAATGAGGAGATCGCCTAACCGCCGGAGAAGCTTGTCTCGCGAGAGAAATCGCGACAGAGAACGGAGGCGAAGcagagaacgagaaaggaatcgcaTGGATAGAAATGATCGTGAAAAGAAAGTACGCCGTAGTAGAAGCAGGGAAAGACGCCACCGTTCGAAATCACCAGTTGGAAGGCAGGGACACAGAGACAGAGGTGAAAGGGAAAGAGAGCATCAGAGGACAAACAGGGGCAACGACATGGATAGAGATATCCGTAGACGCGACAGGGATATGGACAGAAACAGGCAGAGACATTAA